A genomic segment from Gossypium hirsutum isolate 1008001.06 chromosome D04, Gossypium_hirsutum_v2.1, whole genome shotgun sequence encodes:
- the LOC107898200 gene encoding uncharacterized protein: MSFLTTMVVRQSKSDHEPILMNTLGSKQGERYSDPRTWFKYDVCWAKEHEARDIITRIWTNKESNILDKMDKVREELGPWQHQRYKRMKNKINRLENKICTLMDGPNSERSTNLLKFACCKLGYLYAMDENYWAQRDRIQWLKEGDRNTRYFHVRATGRKKKNSI; the protein is encoded by the coding sequence ATGTCGTTTCTCACTACTATGGTTGTGCGCCAATCCAAGTCTGACCATGAGCCAATTCTTATGAACACATTAGGGAGCAAGCAGGGTGAGAGATACAGTGACCCCAGAACTTGGTTCAAATATGATGTTTGCTGGGCTAAGGAGCATGAGGCTAGGGATATCATCACCCGCATTTGGACTAATAAAGAGAGTAATATTTTGGATAAGATGGATAAGGTTCGGGAGGAGCTTGGTCCATGGCAACACCAACGttataaaagaatgaaaaataagaTTAACAGGCTGGAAAATAAGATTTGTACTCTTATGGATGGGCCTAATAGCGAGAGATCGACCAATCTCCTCAAGTTTGCTTGTTGTAAGCTTGGTTATTTGTATGCGATGGATGAGAATTACTGGGCGCAACGGGATCGGATCCAGTGGCTTAAGGAAGGTGATAGGAATACCCGCTACTTCCACGTGAGGGCCACTGGTCGTAAGAAAAAGAATAGTATTTAA